The genomic window caattttgttatataattaTCACTCAGTGATAGTTAGCAGTAAACTTGAcagtaatattgtttatattttttttttccttcctatttttatgcatattcattcatcttatattttatatattctttctataataattttttattgactaaacttcctataatctttttattgtttttgttttgttaatatttttatgcatagattcataTGTATTCTTTTTGTTgtatttatctttatctttctatatttttctgtaattttgttttttactaaattttctacaatctttttattgtttctatttttttttatttttcctttcaccaccagtttaatatgGTTTAGgtgtcagttctgacatcaagtggttccaccTCCCTCCTGATCGCAGTTCTGACATCtgtttattgtttatgttttgttccAATTTTTATGGATactttcatatataatatatttttttgtgtttatcttattatttctattttttttgtaaaattacaatgaacgATACAAAATTTGGAATATTGTTAAAACTGATAAGGACAAATTAGTAAGTTTGATAGTAATGATTTAATTATATTAGAAGTAGAGAAGTAGAAAGAAGGAagtaaacaataataataatagtgcactcaaatgataaattaaaccaaattatatattcaaatattcaaatgataaTAAAGATAGTAATGTATAATTCAAACGTTACTTAGATTAGTATACTCCAATGATAATAATAGCTtgtaacaataaaataaaataataataataataataataataataataataataatagatacCAAAACAATAAACGACGAAACTGAAATTAATTCAAATAAGTATGTaataaattaaaccaaaataatataagtgttatgtaaattaaatcaaaaacatcctaccaaaaaaatattaaattaaatcaaaagtATAAAATATCAACCAATTATCACTAATCTTTCTCAATCTCGACAGTTTTCAATAATTTAACTAATGTAGGCGCATtgattaaaatagaaaaataaaaaaactgatGTAGAAGCATTGTTGCCTTAATCTTGATAGTTTTTTCAATCTTGGTACATTCTTTGAGACCTTCAACAGTATTCTTCGACGTAAGCTTTAATAAATCTTCTTCATCGTTTATCTTTGACACGTCTTGTATCAAACATACTCTAGAAGATGGTTTGATTCTTTTCAATTGTCTTATTTCATACATAAtgatatcaaaatataaattataatattattaattattaattgaaattaaatgaaatttttaatatttagagaattcactttttttttttcttttttgaagaaactaaattagtccacccaaattggcaccagagagaatcgaacttaATTAATTGGCACAAGAGAGAATCGAACTTGAGACCTCAAGGAGAAACACACTCGCAGGTGGGTTAAAATTCTCCTTTTCTTTCAGTCATTAGCTGCATCAAAATTATGATCGAAGAACCACTTTATCGCATAAATTAGATTATATATCGTTGAACAGATCATGCTTTATTAGATTGTTATATCATTCTCcttaactaaaataaatttgaacatATTATGTTATGTTAGATTATATTATTCTTTTAAGAGATATTACAACTATTATTAAATTGTCATGAAATCATCTAACTTGGTGGAACAGATAATTAAAGGAAAAAGAAATATACATGgttacacaaaaaaattaaacataaaataaatgtacCATGAAATGAGAGAAAGATCCGAGTCGCGGCGGTTCACATATTGAATGAATCAAATacgaataaaaatatataaactcaACGTttatatatagagaaaaaaaaacctaagtTATATTTAAGGGTGATCCATCGTTTGTTTTTTCAGTTATGCTAATCCTCTGTTTTTTAGTTAAGATAAATTTAAGTTACTTAGCTATGATATATCGTTAAAATTAATTGTGATCCATCGTGtttttttttgagttatttgttttgttatgctaattatcttttttttttttgagtttttttagtcatataattaattcatagtgtttttttttgttataatagaTTCCAGTGGCGGCTTGCACACACGTGCGAGGTGTGCGATGGCATCGGGCCtcagctcaaaattttgaggtcctataatattacttatatattatttatacctataaaatatcagatgtatattaataaattaatttttagaccataaactaatagttatatataattaatgttcatataatatcatatgagtatcaatagattagttatctatactcgtaaatatagttttatttcattttaatctttgcataaaatttaaacttagatTAGGAAGTTCCTTTTtaacgttatatacaaagataattattttgtatttcttatcccatttgatttaatgcaattggtttaatattgataatctatatgtttacaagaataaaaatgatttttttatattatacgtaATTTAAATAgacgatttttttttaaaaaaaattaaattttttatattaagtggccacttttatattttacacAGAGTCTCCTAAAACCCGGAGACGCCCCTGATATATtcattgtacaaaaaaaaattattaaaaaaaaagaagacacgTAGGCGccacataaaattataaaatgtcaCTTATAAATTTGTTCATTAAGAAGCAACGTGAGAACATCAAGTATACTTTTTTACTTTGAGCAagacaaatatatatagtatagattcccacattttttttaatagcaaattaTTACATacctttaattttttgtattttaagataaataagtaGTATTAAGGGGTTTTATGTGTAAAAAAAGTACTCCCAAGGAAGTCAAAGTTATAATCACTATTGCCATGTTGCTACTATCACTCACCATCATTAACTGCTATTATTATTGAATCATCACGACCACCATTATTGCCTTTTTTTGGCCATCATCACTATCATTGTGTGTAGTAATAATCTATACAAGGACACTTTAGTTGGATATCTTttgtacaattttatttttaataacatGGTTCGATtttgtccccgtgagcttagctcggttggtagggacatcacactatatgtgcaggagcccgggttcgaacccgggacactccacttattcacctttaaggtggattttctagccactaggctacttgaccaaaaaaaaaaaaacatggttcGATTTTATGTATACAAAATAATACTTCTTTTTCAAATTATGTatacaaaataataattcttttttaaaattgaaaacatatatatactaGCACATCAtatcccataaaaaaattactaggacatcatcatcatcatatatataaCACAAATATTATGAAGCTAAACAAGCAAATAAACTTAAATGGGCGTTATAATGCAAAGCACAATAGAATCAATAAAAGTTGATTCAATTGGTAAAAAGTTAACTTATATCCAACAATTTAAGAGCGCAAGTTCAACTTTCCTCCAAAACCCCTCCATCGAAAATATATCCtaaattatttctcttttaaattttttcatttgtgCACATGTCTCCAAATACTTTTCGTTTGGCATTGTGTTCATATAAGGCTTGCTATATATAGTTCATCCAACTATTTTTGGTGTGTGATTTTGCATGGCCTTGAAGGATGGGTTAAGAAGGTATTTGATTATTTGTCATTCGATTTTTTTAGGCCATTTGAGTTGAGGAACAATTATAATCTCTTGATCTACTCCAAAGTGTCTCACCTATAGTTGAGTTTATTTGAGTTCTATCCTAAAATTGAAGGGAGAAGGATCGTTTGAGGAACGAACTCGCATCTTTTATGTAAGAAGTAAGCTTCTCAATTGCTAGACCACATGActtaattgatttaaatatgcaacgcttaaattaaaaatatgaatatatacctataaaaaatgaaaaaattggaACTGGGGGCGGCCATTGTCTTCCTCGGTCCATAAGGGACTCCGCCCCTATAATTTAGACGGGACTATTAGCTATTTTAATACATAGATCATTATATTTACAATTGTgtatttaaattttctttttgccgcttaaaaaacaatttcataTCATTGCCACTATATCTAAACATTTAAAGAATAATCATCATCTCtcgataaaaaattaaaattcaaccAATTATAAATGTATGGTACACacacaattaaataataacttataataaataaaaaaaatagggtaGGCATACTCACAAAATTCGTTTCAATTATTTGAGCAGGGACTGCAAAGCATTATTGTTTACCAAGTATAGGACTATATAAAAATGGAATATGGAAATTTACATGTACTATAAAGACATAGAAATAAAATGTCACTGTTTTAGATATCTAAACAAGGTAACTAGTCTACAAATGAGAGGACAATAGAAGATGGAAAACTAACAAACCCAAGTGGCATGCATGTGatttgaaaataacaaattacaAAAATTTAGTTTATTGAGGAGACAACCATTTGAGCAGGTACCTGAAATCCCGTTTGCATatggaaaaaattattattaagtgAATCTTTTGTATgcattttatttgaatatgtatCGATATATTTATTAAGGTTACCAATTTTGATTGATTCAcaaattatgtttatttatttttttatattaaacattgTTTGTGGACCTATCAGTATTAACAATATACCAATATATATCTAAATAAAATGTATACCAGAGTGTTTaccttattatttattttttgaatagtCGGTTAAAGATCAACGGTTTCATATTTCTCCACGTGTCAACATGCAACTGGTTACTATCATGATGTGAAATAGGCATGCAGCCACAAACACAAGTTCCTCAATTAAgttatattattgattattgatggggatataattttctctctcttctctataTATTTCTATATAGCCAAACAAAGCTACATTATAATACAAAGAGGACATACCCTTAAGAGAAACTACAAAGCACTTTTAGTTTCATAGAgaaaggaaaagtaaaaaagagtgtttattatttcttttcaaaGAAATATTTCTGCTGAGGTTTGGATTTCATTGAGAAGCCAAAAATGGCTACTATGATTGGGAAAGATAATGATTTGAGCTTGAAGACTGAGCTTTGTCTTGGTTTGCCtggtggtggtggcggtggCGGCTCTGAGCAGGTTGAAACTCCAAGGGCTTCTGCAAAGAGGGGGTTCTCTGAGACTATTGATCTGAAGCTCAATCTTCAAACCAAAGAAGATCTGAATGGGAATATCAAGAATGCTTCAAAGGACAAGAGCCTCCTTAAGGACCCTTCTAAGCCACCAGCTAAGTAAGTTTCTATTTatccaattcaattttttttatgaactttTGGATCTAAACAAAAGAGTGGTATGTGCAAAGGAAAATAGTGAATAAGTTGATATGCACGTACATGCAACATCTTAATGTTTTCACCTTTTAATTAGTTAATAAGTTGATATCCATTTGTATTTAAACTTTTTcgtatataatattatatttttcattaaaaaaaatcttagtaATACAAGTGTGAATTTATAATCTCAAAAGATAGAGTTCAAATTCTATGTAAAATAGTCGTAAGAGTCTAGAGTATTCAGAGTTTGAATTCCGACCCTGCACATATAATGTTACGatattcctaccaactgagttaagctcacacGGAGAAGtctgtgttttgttttttaattagaaaattttattaaaattgctCACTCTAtgactttaattaataataataataataatttccattttattaaaattgctCACTCTATTACCATGTtctcttttaaatatttttttttcttccatataGTAAGTATATAGTTGCATGAGGTATATATATGGGTTTTCAAGATTTAtgcaatttatttataagtttgaGATTTATGGGGATttgtaataaatattaaatattataataatatttcagGGCTCAAGTAGTTGGTTGGCCACCAGTGAGGTCATACAGGAAGAACATGATGGCACAAAAGGTTAACAATATTAGTGAAGATGGCAATAATGAGAAGACAACAAGCAGCACTACTTCTGGTGCATTTGTTAAGGTTTCTATGGATGGGGCACCTTACCTTCGTAAGGTTGACTTAACAATGTACAAAACCTACAAAGATTTATCTGATGCCTTAGCCAAAATGTTCAGCTCCTTCACCACTGgtaatatattaattagtagtacaatattattaataaaataataagcatatttataattaatatatattttaattaattatattattccCTCAAAACCTCTTTTACATCACAAGTCCACAACTATATTTATTTGGAATAAATTAGGTATATTTTATGCacaatttttttgaatggcaaaataTTTAGACCATTTTACGATTTGTGCGAGTCATCCTTGCGTAAAGGTCATATTAATCTTTTGTATTGTTCCAATTTTATCGGAGGTTCTTGAAGGAACAATTTTAAAGACTAATTTctcaaatcaaatatataatatattattacatacaacaaaaatttttttattaaaagtttTAACACTGCTAATTTGTATGGTTGAATTCAAATCCAGAGTCTATAATTGTTTGATAAAGTTTGTACCACTTATACTTGTTCCACTTAGTAACACTTGTATTTATCTCTGATTCAATTAAtgaattatttttctttgttgttaaataaataaataaattaaaataactacAAGCTAGaagtattatttttctttgctaGTAGTATTATTATAAGGTTTTAGATCTTGATGGATGCATGGGAATTGTTGAAGATGCATGTGCTAGTTAGATTAATTATTATGATCTTGGGATTGTTACATTCTAGATACATGATTAACATGGGTCATTATTTGTGATTAATAATTACATGTACATAGAAGAATAGTATtagtatattaattaataaaattagttttgttaattataattttgaagGTAACTATGGGGCCCAAGGAATGATAGACTTCATGAATGAGAGCAAGTTGATGGATCTTCTTAACAGCTCTGAGTATGTGCCAACCTATGAAGATAAGGATGGAGACTGGATGCTCGTGGGAGATGTCCCTTGGGAGTAAGTTCCTAACTCATGCAAccaacattttatatatatatatatatataacctcCATCTATTTCCAGCTACTATTTACattcatttgttttttatattaataatataaatccataaaattaattacctttgatacattatttttttaaggatgTTTGTTGGATCATGCAAGCGTCTTCGCATAATGAAAGGATCAGAAGCAATTGGGCTTGGTATGCATTCTATCTTATCTTATCATGTTCttttcaatcatttcattgcTCAGAAATAATTATGTACACGTGTtcatgagtttaactcagttgataatAGAAAAAtcgttttttatatttaaaaagttggGGTTCACTCTCAACTTTTTGGTTATAGACATACACACACAAGTCAAAGCACTTAATTTCTCAATAACATTGAGTAGACCTAAAATTAACTCCCGAGCCAGATTAAGCGGTTAAGTggccggatactggtggtgaaaaaaaaactatttgataGTTGATACTTCAttgcataattttattttaacaaaaataatttatcatgAATAATTGTTTACAAATGATAAGCATAATATAAATATGATTTAATAAGGTATTAaagtttttttggttacataaaattattaaaagtttGTTGTCAAAGGTTAATTGTACTATTATTATCCATTCTCACAATGCGTCCCCCCCCTTGTGTGTGTGTCATTTTCTTCCTATTAATTCTAACGTTGGCATTTTGTTTATGTACTTAATTTCAGCACCAAGAGCAATGGAGAAATGCAAAAACCGAAGCTGAATTTGGTCTAAATACATATCCTATATCAAAGTCCCATACCAAAGTGGACCTATAAGAAAAGATATATGAAAGCTAGCACTAC from Trifolium pratense cultivar HEN17-A07 linkage group LG1, ARS_RC_1.1, whole genome shotgun sequence includes these protein-coding regions:
- the LOC123923199 gene encoding auxin-responsive protein IAA14-like, producing MATMIGKDNDLSLKTELCLGLPGGGGGGGSEQVETPRASAKRGFSETIDLKLNLQTKEDLNGNIKNASKDKSLLKDPSKPPAKAQVVGWPPVRSYRKNMMAQKVNNISEDGNNEKTTSSTTSGAFVKVSMDGAPYLRKVDLTMYKTYKDLSDALAKMFSSFTTGNYGAQGMIDFMNESKLMDLLNSSEYVPTYEDKDGDWMLVGDVPWEMFVGSCKRLRIMKGSEAIGLAPRAMEKCKNRS